Proteins encoded in a region of the Fibrobacter succinogenes genome:
- a CDS encoding DEAD/DEAH box helicase, which produces MTASVQDDTIVLSCTGVEFIRARATLCSLIGGKCRVERGRIFLPLNCADLVLDHFPEIRCPELESRRGALDLHFAAVVKANSDFAQARIDRVAAPWCDTLDIPQQYAVNAMICPNLRGACLFDEQGTGKTVMTIAAFDLLVSYGEVSRMIVVAPKSMLGGWEKDFIRFTQDKYRIGIVEGSTEEKRTVVDSCPDVLIVNYEGMSNVLVLLKAIAKQSKVMLSIDESYYAKNPNAVRSSLLQELRPFCVKGYVLCGTPAPRTPYDLINQVTLADDGFAFAGFTKGASEDADRDRIKNIVQTRAVVIRRLKKAVLKDVPEKNFEIVRVALTGRQREMYDKARDQLLVELKSLDNRTFKKRLTSYFQKRASLLEICATPRMVDPLFTAPSAKLVKLIQLVESLVVQKRKVLIWTCFRSSVDEIKEALAHYSPLVIDGSVTSSSERSLAVERFQTDSSFMVMIANPAAAGAGITLHASHDAIYYSYTNQAAHYLQSLDRIHRRGQLAPTVNYYMLISENTIEENEVKRLRQREIAQHDLLGDVIPWPESLDQALAELTAPGV; this is translated from the coding sequence ATGACGGCGTCTGTCCAAGATGACACAATCGTGTTGTCATGCACGGGGGTGGAGTTTATTCGTGCGCGAGCAACTTTATGTTCGCTGATAGGCGGCAAGTGCCGTGTTGAAAGAGGGAGAATATTTCTGCCGCTTAATTGCGCGGATTTGGTTCTTGACCATTTCCCGGAAATACGATGTCCCGAGTTGGAGTCGAGAAGAGGTGCTCTTGATTTACACTTTGCGGCGGTAGTTAAAGCAAATTCCGATTTCGCACAGGCGCGCATTGATCGTGTCGCAGCCCCTTGGTGTGACACACTTGACATTCCGCAGCAATATGCGGTCAATGCAATGATCTGCCCCAACCTTCGCGGGGCTTGCCTGTTTGATGAACAGGGAACTGGCAAAACTGTAATGACGATTGCTGCATTCGATTTACTCGTCTCATATGGCGAGGTGTCGCGGATGATTGTGGTTGCGCCCAAAAGTATGCTTGGCGGATGGGAAAAAGATTTCATTCGCTTTACCCAAGACAAGTATCGAATCGGCATCGTTGAAGGCAGCACTGAAGAGAAGCGTACGGTTGTTGATTCATGCCCCGATGTACTCATCGTTAATTACGAGGGGATGTCGAATGTGCTGGTATTGCTTAAGGCTATTGCAAAGCAGTCTAAAGTAATGCTTTCCATTGACGAATCCTACTATGCCAAAAATCCTAATGCCGTGCGTTCGTCTTTGCTGCAGGAGTTGAGACCTTTTTGTGTCAAAGGATATGTGTTGTGCGGAACGCCCGCCCCTCGAACTCCATATGATCTTATAAACCAAGTTACCCTCGCGGATGATGGATTTGCATTCGCTGGATTTACAAAGGGTGCCTCTGAAGATGCAGACAGGGATCGCATCAAAAATATCGTGCAGACACGCGCTGTAGTGATAAGGCGTCTTAAAAAAGCCGTTCTTAAGGACGTGCCAGAAAAAAACTTTGAGATTGTCAGAGTCGCACTCACAGGTCGACAGCGGGAGATGTACGACAAGGCCAGAGATCAATTGTTGGTAGAGCTGAAATCCTTGGACAACAGAACCTTCAAGAAGAGGCTTACAAGCTATTTTCAGAAGAGGGCGTCTCTTCTTGAAATATGCGCTACGCCAAGAATGGTTGATCCGCTTTTTACCGCGCCTTCCGCTAAACTTGTGAAATTGATCCAATTGGTAGAGAGCCTTGTTGTCCAGAAAAGAAAGGTATTGATCTGGACTTGCTTCAGAAGCAGCGTTGACGAAATCAAGGAGGCACTCGCACATTACTCACCATTGGTAATCGATGGCTCTGTAACGAGCAGCTCGGAAAGATCCCTTGCGGTAGAGCGGTTTCAAACTGATTCTTCATTCATGGTAATGATTGCGAACCCAGCCGCCGCTGGCGCAGGCATAACACTTCATGCCTCTCACGATGCGATTTATTATTCTTACACTAATCAAGCCGCTCATTATCTTCAGTCGCTTGACAGAATCCATCGAAGAGGCCAACTTGCACCGACCGTCAATTACTATATGTTGATTTCGGAAAATACGATTGAAGAAAACGAGGTGAAGCGGTTGCGGCAACGCGAGATCGCACAACACGACCTTCTGGGTGACGTGATCCCGTGGCCAGAATCGCTGGATCAGGCTCTTGCTGAATTAACAGCACCGGGGGTTTGA
- a CDS encoding ParB/RepB/Spo0J family partition protein produces the protein MSKTAFMCSDPHITSRLYNGRRLPVYECKVDINMINGWVDNPRIEVEKRRFQATHGMRELTQDEVFDIMKNTAEFKLADLRDDILKNGLREPLTLSWSGRLLDGNRRFFALKYALESMSPTDPNRQDLEKVPAYVLLADASEEDEQNVLVEENFSASLKLEWPDYVKAQMVVNAYRNGAGLDERQIAKKFGWSKQKVIEALKIDEIIQSFMTFATDPKDPEDETGGGLGLSETDAENICAKNYQYFNEAKKSFANQLKTEPDFAIQFFKWIYEGKFSSFPEVRIAYKAWNSPEAKAALMQPDPTAAKSAKAIIDYNSRVVKTNDEIEGRIVNFTRFIEGISVAQLQSVSEEAKNSFRRMIVTFNSLLDTVEATR, from the coding sequence ATGAGCAAAACAGCGTTCATGTGTTCAGACCCGCACATCACCAGCCGTCTCTACAACGGAAGGAGACTTCCCGTCTACGAGTGCAAGGTTGATATCAACATGATAAATGGCTGGGTCGACAACCCTCGAATTGAAGTCGAGAAGAGACGTTTCCAAGCCACTCATGGAATGCGCGAGTTAACTCAAGACGAGGTTTTCGACATAATGAAAAACACCGCCGAATTCAAACTCGCAGATCTCCGCGATGATATCCTGAAGAATGGCTTACGTGAACCGCTGACGCTTTCGTGGTCTGGTCGACTTCTCGATGGCAACCGTCGCTTCTTTGCTTTGAAATACGCACTGGAGTCCATGTCGCCGACAGACCCTAATCGGCAAGATTTGGAAAAAGTCCCGGCCTACGTTCTGCTCGCGGATGCATCCGAAGAAGATGAGCAGAATGTGCTAGTCGAAGAAAATTTCTCGGCATCACTAAAACTTGAATGGCCGGATTACGTGAAAGCCCAAATGGTGGTCAATGCCTATCGCAATGGTGCGGGTCTCGATGAACGCCAGATAGCCAAGAAATTCGGATGGAGTAAACAGAAGGTCATCGAGGCACTTAAGATTGACGAAATCATCCAGAGTTTTATGACCTTCGCAACCGATCCTAAAGACCCGGAGGACGAAACGGGAGGTGGTCTTGGTTTATCCGAAACAGACGCTGAAAACATCTGCGCCAAGAATTACCAATACTTCAATGAAGCCAAGAAATCATTTGCAAACCAGTTAAAGACAGAACCGGACTTCGCTATTCAGTTCTTTAAGTGGATTTACGAAGGAAAATTCTCAAGCTTCCCGGAAGTGCGTATCGCCTACAAGGCCTGGAATAGCCCAGAAGCAAAAGCTGCACTCATGCAGCCCGACCCTACGGCGGCCAAGTCTGCAAAAGCCATCATAGATTATAACTCCCGCGTTGTTAAGACCAACGATGAAATTGAAGGTCGAATTGTGAACTTCACAAGATTCATTGAAGGGATTAGCGTAGCGCAATTGCAGTCTGTCTCCGAAGAGGCTAAAAATAGTTTCCGGCGAATGATTGTAACCTTCAACAGCCTTCTTGACACCGTAGAAGCAACACGATGA